Proteins from a single region of Chryseomicrobium sp. FSL W7-1435:
- the fumC gene encoding class II fumarate hydratase, giving the protein MDYRIEKDSMGEIQVPANKLWGAQTQRSKQNFKIGTDQMPLEVVYAQAAVKAAAAEVSYSLGNLSKEKRDAIVEAVHEIRTGQWDEHFPLVVFQTGSGTQTNMNVNEVIANRGNQLLERSGSSERLHPNDDVNKSQSSNDTFPTALHVAGVLAVEQRLLPAIDALHKTFEQKAEEYGTIVKIGRTHLQDATPLSLGQEFSGWVRMLEKSKQMIEAVLPFMRELAIGGTAVGTGINAPKEFGDLVAKEISKLVESEFSSAENKFHSLTSYDDVVTVHGAVKGLAADLMKIANDVRMLASGPRSGIGELTIPANEPGSSIMPGKVNPTQSEAMTMVVAQVMGNDTTISFAASQGNYQLNVFKPVIIFNFLQSVRLLADAMHSFNDNCAVGIEPNREVIGRHVDNSLMLVTALNPYIGYENAAKIAKYAHENGTTLKEAALYLELLTEEQFDEYVQPQKMI; this is encoded by the coding sequence ATGGATTATCGTATTGAAAAAGATTCAATGGGTGAGATTCAAGTTCCGGCAAATAAGCTATGGGGAGCCCAAACACAACGAAGTAAACAAAATTTTAAAATTGGCACGGATCAAATGCCACTAGAAGTAGTCTACGCGCAAGCAGCCGTTAAAGCCGCTGCAGCAGAAGTCAGTTATTCACTTGGCAATCTGTCTAAGGAAAAACGTGATGCTATAGTAGAAGCCGTTCATGAGATTCGTACTGGGCAATGGGATGAACATTTTCCACTCGTGGTTTTTCAGACAGGTAGTGGCACTCAAACCAATATGAACGTCAACGAAGTCATTGCCAATCGAGGAAATCAATTGCTAGAGAGATCTGGTTCATCAGAACGTTTGCATCCCAATGATGATGTGAATAAATCTCAAAGCTCGAACGATACATTTCCAACAGCGTTACATGTAGCAGGAGTGTTGGCTGTCGAACAGCGGTTATTGCCGGCAATCGATGCGCTTCATAAAACATTTGAACAAAAAGCAGAAGAGTATGGGACTATTGTGAAAATAGGGCGGACCCATCTGCAAGATGCCACACCACTTTCGCTTGGCCAAGAGTTCAGTGGTTGGGTAAGGATGTTGGAAAAATCGAAACAGATGATTGAAGCCGTTCTTCCATTTATGCGCGAATTGGCAATTGGCGGCACAGCTGTAGGAACCGGGATCAATGCACCAAAGGAGTTTGGTGACTTGGTGGCGAAAGAAATTTCTAAGCTAGTCGAGAGTGAGTTTTCGTCAGCTGAAAATAAGTTTCATTCACTCACATCGTATGATGATGTTGTCACCGTCCACGGTGCTGTAAAAGGTCTCGCGGCCGATTTGATGAAGATCGCTAACGATGTGCGTATGCTAGCAAGTGGACCTCGCTCGGGGATAGGGGAATTAACGATTCCTGCAAATGAGCCGGGCAGCTCGATTATGCCTGGAAAGGTAAATCCTACTCAAAGTGAAGCAATGACTATGGTTGTAGCTCAAGTGATGGGGAACGATACAACAATCTCCTTTGCTGCTAGTCAGGGGAATTATCAATTGAATGTATTTAAACCAGTTATTATTTTCAACTTCTTGCAGTCTGTCCGTTTATTAGCAGATGCTATGCACAGTTTCAACGATAACTGCGCAGTAGGAATTGAACCTAATCGAGAGGTTATTGGACGTCATGTGGATAACTCGCTCATGTTAGTGACTGCGTTAAATCCGTATATCGGCTATGAAAATGCTGCGAAAATTGCAAAATATGCACATGAAAATGGAACAACCTTAAAAGAAGCAGCTCTTTACTTGGAGCTTTTAACAGAAGAGCAGTTTGATGAGTATGTGCAACCACAAAAAATGATATAA
- a CDS encoding SAM-dependent methyltransferase, translated as MELEQLQLELITRFSEQQLISGVISQSRSKTESAGKIKIKPVEIKGLYHIQLEYHFDQTITHENKLPSEMEETVRELLDRYRQLQMNWAGESVHIQLSKKKKVTMKRSVTDNQPPVELSHNRKKNYVLDPDVVHPFLVHLGVQTKDGKIKNQKHDKFKQINRFVEFVEDSLAYLPTDQPLRIIDFGSGKSYLTFALYYYLKELKGYEVNITGLDLKKDVIAHCEKLARELQYDGLHFKVGDITDYNNVQQVDMVVTLHACDVATDMALGRAVKWGARVILSVPCCQHELFTQLDSPALAVMTRHGLIKERFASLATDSIRAQVLDLVGYETQLVEFVDLENTPKNILIRAYYTGAQPKPETIAETKAFVAFLQAKPFLVNELQEELKGVLT; from the coding sequence ATGGAACTTGAACAGTTGCAACTTGAACTGATTACACGATTCAGCGAACAACAATTAATAAGCGGGGTTATCAGTCAATCACGTTCAAAAACTGAATCGGCAGGAAAAATCAAAATCAAGCCTGTTGAAATCAAAGGACTGTATCACATCCAGTTAGAATATCATTTCGACCAAACCATCACGCATGAGAATAAGCTCCCTTCCGAAATGGAGGAGACAGTAAGAGAGCTTTTAGATCGGTATCGCCAGTTGCAAATGAATTGGGCAGGTGAATCGGTGCACATCCAGCTTTCTAAGAAGAAAAAAGTAACCATGAAACGTTCGGTTACTGACAATCAGCCACCTGTAGAACTCTCGCATAACCGCAAAAAAAATTATGTGCTTGATCCCGATGTTGTCCATCCATTTTTAGTTCATTTAGGCGTACAAACAAAAGATGGCAAAATTAAAAATCAGAAACATGATAAATTTAAACAAATCAACCGGTTTGTCGAGTTTGTCGAAGACTCTCTTGCTTATCTACCAACTGATCAACCACTTCGAATTATTGATTTCGGTTCTGGAAAGTCTTATCTCACATTCGCCCTCTACTATTATTTGAAAGAATTAAAAGGGTACGAAGTGAACATTACAGGTCTTGATTTGAAAAAAGATGTCATTGCCCATTGTGAAAAGTTGGCACGAGAATTGCAGTATGATGGATTGCATTTTAAAGTTGGTGATATCACTGACTACAATAACGTTCAGCAAGTGGATATGGTTGTGACATTGCACGCGTGTGACGTAGCAACGGACATGGCGTTAGGGCGAGCAGTGAAATGGGGAGCTCGTGTCATTCTAAGTGTGCCTTGCTGTCAACATGAATTGTTCACTCAGCTGGATTCTCCAGCCCTTGCTGTGATGACACGTCACGGACTCATCAAAGAGCGGTTTGCGTCTTTAGCCACCGACTCCATCCGTGCACAAGTTTTAGACCTTGTAGGCTACGAGACCCAGCTGGTTGAGTTCGTCGACCTCGAAAATACACCGAAAAATATTTTAATCCGTGCCTACTATACTGGCGCGCAACCAAAGCCAGAAACGATTGCTGAGACAAAGGCGTTTGTTGCGTTTTTGCAAGCCAAACCGTTTCTAGTGAATGAGCTGCAAGAGGAATTGAAAGGGGTTCTGACATGA
- a CDS encoding DUF3221 domain-containing protein, whose product MSGKKVAVGLVIGVVIVIALIMFAVISFFANNPTQEQAVGDNEMTGRIVAIAEQGVLVVSGTPEELEDINEQSVVDSGLPAVWFGVTLDQQNQLKVGQEVEVTFNVLAESYPGQSTAITIRPVME is encoded by the coding sequence ATGAGCGGTAAAAAAGTAGCAGTAGGGTTAGTTATAGGTGTAGTCATCGTAATTGCTTTAATCATGTTTGCCGTGATTTCCTTTTTTGCAAATAATCCGACACAAGAACAGGCTGTTGGGGACAATGAAATGACGGGCAGAATTGTGGCGATAGCTGAGCAAGGGGTATTAGTAGTTTCTGGTACACCAGAGGAGCTAGAAGATATAAATGAACAATCTGTCGTTGACTCAGGGTTGCCAGCTGTTTGGTTTGGAGTGACTCTCGACCAACAGAATCAGCTAAAAGTTGGACAAGAGGTAGAGGTCACCTTTAACGTGCTGGCAGAATCCTATCCTGGTCAAAGTACAGCGATAACTATCCGTCCTGTGATGGAATAA
- a CDS encoding AMP-binding protein, translated as MFNELTIGQVLRKTATEFPHQEAYVYPEHGIRKTYKEFDEETDTLARAFMSLGIQKGEHVAIWADNKREWLLTQFATAKIGAVLVTVNTSYQKKELEYLLQQSDSTTLLLADSFKGTSYIDIVKNLERNQLPYLKRVILLNEQQEEGMMTWSELENGAPNVSGKQLEERFQSLSNEDVINMQYTSGTTGFPKGVMLSHRNIVNNAQLVGDYIHLTENDRLCIPVPFFHCFGCVMGTLSSVIHATTMVILEQFHPNKVLQAIQDEKCTGLYGVPTMFIAELNDPDFASFDLSSLRTGIMAGSICPMEVMKRVIHDMGAKEITIAYGQTESSPVITQTKTDDAIEKRVSSVGRAHPGVEVKIIDPATGEESPTGVPGELCTRGYLVMKGYYKNEEATKQAIDHHGWLHTGDIAVMDENGYIDITGRIKDMVIRGGENIYPKEIEEFLYQHPSIQDVQVIGIPDTKYGEELMAWIIVKEGHSLTAQEVREFAKGTIAHHKIPRYIEFTEAYPMTASGKIQKYMLRELGQQKVTN; from the coding sequence TTGTTTAATGAATTAACAATAGGGCAAGTGCTGAGAAAAACGGCAACAGAATTTCCACATCAAGAAGCGTATGTTTACCCTGAACACGGGATTCGAAAAACGTACAAAGAGTTTGATGAAGAAACGGATACACTCGCTCGCGCATTTATGAGTCTAGGTATTCAAAAAGGGGAGCACGTGGCCATTTGGGCAGATAATAAAAGGGAGTGGTTACTCACGCAGTTTGCCACAGCTAAAATAGGTGCTGTATTGGTAACCGTTAATACTAGCTATCAAAAGAAAGAATTAGAATACCTTTTGCAGCAGTCAGACAGTACAACATTACTGTTAGCTGATTCGTTTAAAGGGACCTCGTATATCGACATCGTCAAAAATTTGGAGAGAAATCAGCTACCTTATCTGAAGCGCGTTATTTTATTGAATGAGCAACAAGAAGAGGGCATGATGACGTGGTCTGAGCTGGAGAACGGCGCTCCCAACGTTTCTGGCAAACAACTTGAAGAACGCTTTCAGTCACTATCCAATGAAGATGTTATCAATATGCAGTACACATCTGGAACGACTGGGTTTCCAAAAGGCGTTATGCTATCTCACCGAAATATCGTCAACAATGCACAATTAGTTGGTGATTATATTCATTTAACGGAAAATGACCGACTTTGCATACCTGTCCCATTTTTCCATTGTTTTGGCTGTGTCATGGGAACTTTATCGAGTGTGATCCATGCCACAACAATGGTGATTTTGGAACAATTTCATCCGAACAAAGTACTTCAAGCAATCCAAGATGAAAAGTGCACGGGTTTGTATGGGGTACCCACCATGTTCATTGCCGAATTAAACGATCCTGACTTTGCTAGTTTTGACCTTTCTTCACTTCGGACAGGTATAATGGCTGGTTCCATTTGTCCGATGGAAGTGATGAAGCGGGTTATTCATGATATGGGCGCAAAAGAAATCACCATTGCTTATGGCCAAACTGAATCTTCTCCTGTTATTACGCAAACCAAAACAGATGATGCTATCGAGAAACGAGTAAGTTCGGTTGGTCGTGCTCATCCAGGGGTGGAAGTGAAAATCATTGACCCTGCAACAGGTGAGGAATCCCCAACAGGTGTACCTGGTGAACTCTGTACTCGCGGCTATTTAGTTATGAAAGGGTACTACAAAAATGAAGAGGCCACAAAACAAGCAATAGACCATCATGGTTGGCTTCATACAGGCGACATTGCGGTAATGGACGAAAATGGTTATATCGATATAACAGGTAGAATTAAGGATATGGTCATCCGAGGAGGAGAAAATATTTACCCAAAAGAAATTGAAGAATTTTTATACCAGCATCCAAGTATCCAAGATGTTCAAGTGATTGGTATTCCTGATACCAAGTATGGAGAAGAACTCATGGCATGGATCATTGTCAAAGAGGGACACTCTCTGACAGCTCAAGAGGTCAGAGAATTTGCAAAAGGAACAATCGCACACCATAAAATTCCGCGCTATATTGAATTCACAGAGGCGTATCCTATGACGGCATCTGGTAAAATACAAAAGTATATGCTACGTGAACTCGGGCAACAAAAAGTGACAAACTGA
- a CDS encoding rhodanese-like domain-containing protein: MKTITPQEVEQQLKEGKQLNLIDVREADEVASGHIKGITHIPLGVLEFRMNELDKNKEYVMVCRSGGRSGQATMFLDQQGYNVTNMSGGMLEWDGETEQN; the protein is encoded by the coding sequence ATGAAAACAATCACACCACAAGAAGTTGAACAACAATTAAAAGAAGGTAAACAATTGAATTTAATCGATGTACGTGAAGCCGATGAAGTAGCTTCAGGTCACATTAAAGGGATTACACATATTCCACTCGGCGTTTTAGAGTTTCGTATGAATGAGCTAGACAAAAACAAAGAATACGTAATGGTTTGTCGTTCTGGCGGACGTAGCGGTCAAGCAACAATGTTTTTAGATCAACAAGGCTACAACGTGACGAACATGTCTGGCGGAATGCTAGAGTGGGACGGCGAGACAGAGCAAAACTAA
- a CDS encoding TraR/DksA C4-type zinc finger protein has translation MNYDSLKKQLEQRRAEILEHHNSHEELETTELSNYDNHPADNATDLTDQNTQQALERHEEEELESIEVALEAIKEGTYGTCQVCGEEIPYERLEIVPTALTCVEHADQSPEDHRPIEEKILDAAAEREDMDNSFEEVEDFGSSDSPSDKA, from the coding sequence ATGAACTACGATTCTTTAAAAAAACAACTGGAGCAGCGACGTGCTGAAATTTTAGAACATCATAATTCTCACGAAGAGTTGGAGACGACAGAGCTGTCCAATTATGATAATCATCCAGCAGACAATGCAACTGATTTAACAGATCAAAATACGCAGCAAGCTTTAGAACGCCATGAAGAAGAAGAATTAGAGTCAATCGAAGTTGCACTTGAAGCAATTAAAGAAGGCACTTATGGAACTTGCCAAGTTTGTGGAGAAGAGATTCCTTATGAGCGCCTTGAAATTGTTCCAACAGCTTTAACATGTGTGGAGCATGCTGACCAAAGCCCTGAGGATCATCGTCCAATCGAAGAAAAGATATTGGATGCAGCAGCTGAACGTGAAGACATGGACAATAGTTTTGAAGAGGTTGAAGATTTCGGGAGTTCAGACTCTCCCTCAGATAAAGCATAA
- a CDS encoding SDR family oxidoreductase — protein sequence MKTIIITGAANGIGKGIAQQLATEGYKTILLDREEAQVKAVAEELENSSYYALDLQDEKSVTKTFHSIFKEHGTPYGLINNAGISKFTDFFELTLDGWNEVIQTNLTSIFLCSQLVAKEMKDTGGVILNMASTRAFMSEPDTEAYAASKGGIVAISHALARTLAPYHIRVNSIAPGWIETTAYEDLRDVDHDQHLAGRVGKPSDIARMCSFLLDERNDFLTAENFVVDGGMTRKMLYEH from the coding sequence ATGAAGACAATCATTATCACAGGTGCAGCTAACGGAATAGGAAAAGGCATCGCGCAACAACTAGCAACAGAAGGCTATAAAACGATTTTACTGGACCGAGAAGAGGCGCAAGTAAAGGCAGTAGCAGAGGAATTAGAAAACAGTTCCTATTATGCGCTGGACCTACAAGATGAGAAGAGTGTTACGAAAACCTTTCACTCAATTTTTAAAGAACATGGTACTCCTTACGGGTTGATTAATAATGCAGGTATTAGTAAATTTACGGATTTCTTTGAGTTAACTTTAGATGGTTGGAATGAAGTCATACAAACTAACTTAACAAGCATCTTCCTGTGCAGTCAGCTGGTGGCTAAAGAAATGAAAGATACAGGTGGTGTCATCCTCAATATGGCATCGACACGCGCATTCATGTCAGAGCCCGATACAGAGGCCTATGCTGCTTCTAAAGGCGGAATAGTTGCGATTTCTCATGCTCTGGCTCGTACACTAGCCCCTTATCATATTCGAGTGAATAGTATCGCACCTGGTTGGATAGAGACCACGGCTTATGAAGATCTGCGCGATGTGGATCATGACCAACATCTTGCAGGACGAGTCGGAAAACCTTCAGACATCGCCCGCATGTGTTCTTTTTTGCTAGATGAACGCAACGATTTTTTAACCGCTGAAAATTTTGTGGTAGATGGTGGCATGACGCGAAAAATGCTCTACGAACACTGA
- a CDS encoding metal-sensitive transcriptional regulator, producing the protein MNYDAKTKNRIKRIEGQLRGILRMMEEEQDCKDIITQLSASRSAIDRSIGVIVSENLVACVRKAEEDGEPSDAYVKEAVDLLVRSR; encoded by the coding sequence ATGAATTATGATGCAAAGACTAAAAACCGAATCAAACGCATTGAAGGCCAGCTACGTGGAATTCTCCGAATGATGGAAGAGGAACAAGATTGTAAAGATATTATCACGCAACTTTCTGCCTCTCGATCAGCTATCGATCGTTCAATTGGTGTAATCGTTAGTGAAAATCTTGTTGCCTGTGTCCGCAAAGCTGAAGAAGATGGGGAACCGTCAGATGCCTACGTAAAAGAAGCGGTGGATCTGCTCGTCAGAAGCCGCTAA
- a CDS encoding VOC family protein, whose product MNLDHIVHFVSESPKEVVEKTNYAGISSVLGGEHVQWGTANTLAFLASSYIEWLSLVNLSVAKDADHPLTKLLLFDLKNGPGFGTICLRPDSIERVYNRFQTQGIQTTEILDASRKTPNGDVLRWKMLFVKENPSEDLPLPFFIEWEQSQQEKYADLEQQKQLPPRVEELRVQELVIATKTPFQTAEKWANLLEVAQQGTQIILSNTRITFVESEQDLCRLQRVDIVGTGKENTVEIEGGIYTLLP is encoded by the coding sequence ATGAATTTAGATCATATCGTTCATTTTGTGTCAGAATCACCTAAAGAAGTCGTTGAAAAAACAAATTATGCAGGAATTTCAAGTGTGTTGGGTGGGGAACATGTACAATGGGGAACCGCAAATACATTAGCTTTTCTAGCTTCAAGCTATATAGAGTGGTTATCCCTTGTGAATCTTTCAGTTGCAAAAGATGCGGATCATCCACTCACTAAATTATTATTGTTTGACCTTAAAAATGGGCCTGGATTTGGGACGATCTGTTTGCGTCCTGACTCCATTGAACGAGTCTATAATCGCTTTCAAACGCAAGGGATACAAACTACAGAAATTCTCGATGCCTCTCGGAAAACGCCAAATGGGGATGTCCTTCGTTGGAAAATGCTTTTTGTGAAAGAAAATCCAAGTGAAGACTTGCCGTTACCTTTCTTTATCGAGTGGGAGCAATCGCAGCAAGAAAAATATGCCGATTTAGAACAACAAAAGCAACTTCCACCGCGTGTAGAAGAGTTACGAGTGCAAGAATTAGTAATTGCTACTAAGACACCGTTTCAAACTGCAGAGAAGTGGGCAAACTTATTAGAAGTGGCTCAGCAAGGTACACAAATAATACTTTCGAATACACGTATTACTTTTGTGGAGTCAGAACAAGACCTATGCCGTTTGCAGCGAGTTGACATCGTTGGAACCGGAAAGGAAAATACGGTAGAGATAGAGGGCGGAATTTATACGCTCTTGCCATAG
- a CDS encoding MMPL family transporter → MKSLAAFVTRFYKSIIAFWVLVLVASVYFAIQLPDTLQGDGFRTDGEHQEVMTTLTETFDIPNETILMVFEGSSDEVIEQSLQQVDELGVADTIVSPLEDDSLRDGDLAYAQIHFSEETEDLPAIVDDLKEIANEEESVTLTGGPVINKDINTASQRDLASAEAIGLPIAIVVLLLAFGSVMASFVPLIIGIMTVVISLGILGVIGNSLDLSIFILNIIPMLGLALSIDFALLFINRYKEERVHSSISDAVQTAVRTSGRSIIFSAICVFIGLGAMLVMEVDIFMNIALGGTLVVTLAVLSSLTLLPALLMLIGDRINKWTILRVRPGGSTRWQQFAAFVMKRPVALIVVALVLLGIAIIPVKDMTLSIPQVDSLPEQYESRQSYDLLDNRFGFGEESTVYILAERPEGWDSEQARTDIFDLQEFLLEDEAVTNVSTIYTATDIPSPEALEQQLQVPEAAAALTPAFEGFIQDELLFVPVTLDYEGSSSEAQQWVRDLGEREFDYSLSIGGQPKFNQEIFDEISSKIGLLLAIILGSTFIILMIAFRSLVIPLKAILMNIIGLAATFGILVYIFQFGHFGLPETEIALIIPVIVFSLVFGLSMDYEVFLISRIQEEYVKSQDNTAATIAGLVSTSKIITSAALIMIVITGAFAFTDVMPVKQIGVGIAIAIAIDATIIRLLLVPSLMKLFGKWNWWLPFRKGPYKAGGFH, encoded by the coding sequence GTGAAATCTTTAGCTGCGTTTGTAACGCGTTTTTATAAATCCATTATTGCGTTTTGGGTTTTAGTATTAGTGGCGTCCGTCTATTTTGCCATACAGTTACCTGATACATTACAAGGGGACGGCTTTCGAACAGATGGTGAACATCAAGAAGTAATGACCACCTTAACAGAAACTTTCGATATTCCTAATGAAACCATCTTAATGGTCTTTGAAGGGTCTTCTGATGAAGTCATCGAGCAGTCTTTACAACAAGTGGACGAGCTCGGAGTAGCGGACACTATTGTTTCACCACTCGAGGATGACTCTTTACGTGATGGAGATTTAGCCTATGCTCAAATTCATTTCTCTGAAGAAACGGAAGATCTTCCTGCCATTGTGGATGATTTAAAAGAAATTGCGAACGAAGAAGAATCCGTAACGCTAACAGGTGGTCCTGTAATCAATAAAGACATCAATACAGCCAGTCAGCGTGATTTAGCAAGCGCAGAAGCTATTGGGTTGCCGATTGCTATTGTCGTTTTATTGCTTGCTTTTGGAAGTGTTATGGCCTCGTTTGTTCCACTGATCATAGGAATTATGACCGTTGTCATCTCGCTAGGAATATTAGGGGTCATCGGCAACTCGCTGGACCTATCTATCTTTATTCTCAATATCATTCCCATGCTTGGTCTGGCATTAAGCATTGACTTTGCCTTACTATTTATTAATCGATATAAAGAAGAACGAGTCCATTCATCCATTAGTGACGCTGTACAAACAGCCGTCCGGACATCAGGCCGTTCTATTATCTTTTCGGCGATTTGTGTCTTCATTGGTTTAGGTGCCATGCTTGTCATGGAAGTTGATATTTTCATGAACATCGCACTTGGCGGGACATTGGTAGTCACGCTTGCAGTACTCTCTTCCCTTACATTACTTCCTGCTCTTTTAATGTTAATTGGAGACCGAATCAACAAGTGGACTATTCTACGTGTACGCCCTGGTGGTAGCACACGTTGGCAGCAATTTGCTGCATTCGTCATGAAGCGACCAGTAGCGTTGATAGTGGTTGCCCTTGTGTTATTAGGTATTGCTATTATTCCGGTAAAAGATATGACGCTTTCAATTCCACAAGTCGACTCGTTACCTGAACAATATGAGTCGCGCCAGTCATATGACTTATTAGACAACCGCTTTGGATTTGGTGAAGAATCAACGGTTTACATACTTGCAGAACGACCTGAAGGCTGGGATTCTGAACAAGCAAGAACTGATATTTTTGATTTACAAGAGTTTTTGTTAGAGGATGAAGCAGTTACTAATGTGTCCACCATATACACAGCTACAGACATTCCTTCTCCAGAAGCACTAGAACAACAATTGCAAGTGCCTGAAGCTGCCGCTGCACTGACACCTGCATTTGAAGGATTTATTCAAGACGAATTATTATTTGTTCCTGTGACGCTTGATTATGAAGGATCTTCTAGTGAGGCCCAACAATGGGTTCGTGATCTTGGGGAAAGAGAATTTGATTACTCCCTCTCTATTGGAGGGCAACCAAAATTCAACCAAGAGATATTTGATGAAATTTCAAGCAAAATTGGCTTATTGCTAGCCATCATTCTTGGTTCGACTTTCATTATCTTGATGATTGCTTTCCGTTCATTAGTCATTCCATTGAAAGCCATTCTTATGAATATCATTGGGCTGGCTGCGACATTCGGAATACTCGTCTACATTTTCCAGTTCGGTCACTTTGGGTTACCTGAGACAGAGATCGCTCTTATCATTCCTGTCATTGTGTTTAGTCTTGTATTTGGCCTAAGCATGGATTACGAAGTGTTCTTGATCTCAAGGATTCAAGAAGAGTATGTCAAATCACAAGACAATACAGCCGCTACGATTGCTGGTCTTGTATCAACAAGTAAGATTATCACTTCGGCTGCATTAATTATGATTGTTATTACAGGTGCTTTCGCCTTCACAGACGTAATGCCTGTTAAACAGATTGGTGTGGGGATTGCTATTGCCATTGCCATTGACGCAACAATCATTCGTCTGCTGCTTGTGCCAAGCTTGATGAAACTCTTTGGAAAGTGGAATTGGTGGTTACCATTCCGCAAGGGCCCTTATAAAGCTGGTGGCTTTCATTAA
- the hflX gene encoding GTPase HflX produces MEETQRERAILVGVQRQKDHHFEYEMEELENLASAIEIEKAGTVTQNLERIHAGTYVGTGKVEEIKMLFEATEANVVIFNDELSPSQIRNLEELLECEVMDRTMLILAIFSRRAKTREAKLQVDLAQLQYMLPRLVGLRASLSRQGGGTGGGFKNRGAGETKLELDRRKIEEQISRIKRELETVKSQRDTQRKRRQKEGLPVVSLVGYTNAGKSTIMNQVMLQAGKEQKQVFEKDMLFATLETSVRQVKLEDQKQFLLTDTVGFVSKLPTHLVKAFRSTLEEARDADLLLHVVDVSNDEYRYMIDVTNKTLDQIGVEDVPTLYVFNKSDRAEREYPVYKDDQLWISAKEGAGIDELIDQIKSRIFQDYTTLSLLIPFDQGELVDYLNTHASVLDTEYDEQGTLMTVELSAKDAARLEGFLHA; encoded by the coding sequence ATGGAAGAAACACAACGAGAAAGAGCCATCCTTGTCGGCGTTCAGCGACAAAAAGATCATCATTTTGAGTATGAAATGGAAGAACTCGAAAATTTAGCGTCTGCAATAGAAATTGAAAAAGCCGGTACTGTGACTCAAAATTTAGAGCGAATCCATGCGGGCACTTATGTAGGTACAGGGAAAGTGGAAGAAATCAAAATGCTCTTCGAAGCAACTGAAGCTAACGTAGTCATTTTTAATGATGAGCTGTCCCCTTCACAAATCCGCAATTTAGAAGAATTATTAGAGTGCGAAGTAATGGATAGAACGATGCTCATCCTTGCCATCTTCTCACGACGGGCAAAGACACGTGAGGCAAAACTTCAAGTAGACCTTGCACAGCTGCAATACATGCTGCCACGACTTGTCGGTTTACGTGCATCCCTTTCTCGTCAAGGTGGTGGTACGGGTGGCGGATTTAAAAACCGTGGTGCGGGTGAGACAAAGTTAGAGCTAGATCGTCGAAAAATCGAGGAGCAAATTTCACGCATCAAACGAGAACTAGAAACAGTTAAAAGCCAACGAGATACACAGCGTAAGCGCCGACAAAAAGAAGGGTTACCTGTAGTTTCATTAGTTGGGTATACCAATGCTGGTAAGTCGACGATTATGAATCAAGTGATGCTGCAGGCAGGGAAAGAACAAAAACAAGTATTTGAGAAAGATATGCTGTTTGCTACGCTCGAAACTTCTGTTCGCCAAGTGAAGCTAGAAGACCAAAAGCAATTTTTACTGACAGATACCGTTGGATTTGTTAGTAAGCTGCCCACTCACTTGGTCAAAGCTTTCCGTTCTACACTTGAAGAAGCGCGGGATGCCGACCTTTTATTGCATGTAGTAGATGTATCGAATGATGAGTACCGTTACATGATTGATGTCACAAACAAGACTCTTGATCAAATCGGTGTAGAAGATGTTCCGACACTTTATGTATTTAATAAAAGTGATCGTGCTGAGAGGGAATACCCTGTGTACAAAGATGATCAACTTTGGATTTCTGCAAAAGAAGGAGCAGGGATTGACGAGTTAATTGATCAAATTAAGTCACGCATCTTCCAAGACTACACAACGCTTTCACTTTTGATTCCTTTTGATCAAGGGGAATTAGTGGATTACCTCAATACACATGCGAGTGTACTTGATACGGAGTATGATGAGCAAGGTACATTGATGACAGTAGAATTGTCTGCAAAAGATGCTGCTCGCTTAGAAGGCTTCTTGCATGCATAG